The DNA sequence taagaaattaaataactaaatgaaaattaaaattacatcatcatcatcatgtcagccgaaagatgtcTTGTACTTTCCGCATCCATCGCGATcccgatcttaaccaggtcgtcgctccatcttgttggaggcctaccgacagctcgtctcccgttccgaggacgccattcgagaaaaattacatgcttaaaactaaattaatctAGAAATGGACCCGTGGCATTGTGCCAAAAAGGCTGGCAGCGTGTCCTCGATAAATAGTTACGCTAATTCTTTGAGTCAAATAGCCACCGGCCCTTAGGTCTACAGTTATTATAACTAGGCACTTTTGATTCTGACTTAAGAGTAAATATGCCATGCTTCTTTTCATTTCTCGAAcgcaaattatttttgtaagacGTATGACTTACCTCAAATATGTAACCGTCCACGTTTTCAGCCAGGCATCCTCTAAGTCTCACTGATAAGGCTGGCGCCAGCCTCGCGGAAGCGGTAGCGAGACGAGCACATAACGCGGAAAGAGGCCGGCAAAGTGGACCTGACACGCACAGAGCGTTTTCTTCCACCACCAGCATCGCGTGCCATCTGTCAACAAATAGTAATTTCATTACCAAGCTTGTCCCGTTCTTACCGACAATCCTTATGTAAAATGGAGGTTTATTGACAGGTAAAATATCACAGTTaaatgggtcgatcaactttttcgtgtctcgttgctatagttacgttCTCCTGAGTCACACTTTAAATCGTAAGTTTatattatagtattaaaattgccaaatatgcatttttgtggtagttttaaaacCCTTCTACCTCTTGGTCATCTAATatgcatgttagtataatgtgacacaatacttattctattaaactgtactacttttgtcccttCGCCAACGGGACAgaacaacaacaataaatagCTGATGTACCCAAATaacataaacgggacttatcataatttattgaatcaggcgttacatgCCAAAGATGTCAAACGAATATCACGATACTAAAATAccaactagcctgtcacagaaagTACAGAAACCCTTATGAACGACCATGTATGAGCTTACTTCTGCCTTCGGTACTCGCGCATAGCCGCTTTGAACTCCATAAACGCGTGATCCACTAGTGCTTTGAGGCCGGCGTCCCGCAGCCGCCCGAGCAGTCCCGGCGCTTCAGCCCACACGCCAGCCTCTTCTGCCGCTTGACTCGTCAGCTCTGGTACGTTTCTAGTGCCCGTTGGTGACATCTGTAATGGTATGTTATTTATCAAGGGGAGAAAAGTACGGCTTACCAACGAGTACTATTGTACTATTTATCCCTTTTTCTTCTTCAGAATTCTTTTTAAGTTCCAACGGGATATTGAATTCTGCAACGGGAAAAAAGATCCGGGCGCATACTAGTTTTTAAGCAGAGAAGTAGACTTACGATATCGAACTGACTAAGTTCAGGCATCGCGGAATTTCGGCGCGTCAACTCATCAAGTGCCAGATTCTTGGCCTTTTGTTCCACATCCTTCAGTGATAAAGCTTCATCCTCGGAatctaaaacaaacaaaacatcaCCAGTTCAATCAGACCTATCATGAGACTAAGTTCACTGATCGAGTTGCTTCTAAGACTGAGTTACTTTTTTTGGTCTCCCTACATCTGttgacgcggaatcggcttaggccaaccaaaaaacgctttatttccACGCAATAAGTGTGAAAAAGACAActtcccgtcggtaaacgtcgtttTGCGTCGGCCGAGctgatcgacgtctttttcgctcttattgcgtggacataaagagttttttgatcggctaaagcggattccgcgtcgataggttTGAGAGACCCTTAGCCAAGTCGCAATTTCGTCTAGATGATTTTTGGACGAGTTGATAGAGTAGGATCAGCTGCGTTTATTTGATTCTAACCCAAATTTCTCAACTTGGCCGCATATAATATACAAGTTCTGACTTTCCCAACAATAAAATCTGCCTGGAAAGAGATCTTTCTATAGTAGCCTCTCCCCCACAATTTAAAGTGACGACATACCAGGCTATAACTTACCAGATTTCTCTTTGCCGCGTTTGTCGTCGTCATTTTCGTCGTCCGAGCCCAACGACTCTGAGTCTTCTTGATGCTGCTGATGCGTGAAGTGTTGGAATTGACGCCGGTAGTAGTGTAGTTGCAGGTAATGCTGCGAAAGGAGGTATGATATTACTAGTCATTACCACTGACTTCGCTCACGTAATCCATACCTTTAATTAAATTCCGGGATCTTACTAAAGTCTAATTTGAATCCCCAAAAATTTAATCatgattttcattgacgttacactATGAGTAGGTATAAACAgccgtgcaaaattttatgactcaaAGCCTGGTTATTATTTCTAGATGATCATGatgttatccctatcctgtaggaatatcaggataaaaagtagcccatgtgttattctagGATATCCAGTTATGTACatatttaatccaaatccgtaCAACCGTTACTACAATTTAAATAGTTCGCTAATATCGTTCGAAACTCCCATCATTCTCTCTCAATCTTCAGGAatacgaagaaaaccgacgagtcccgagcgacattaacattctggttgtactaGTACTGTAAGTACCTAACTGTAATTATCTCGCccatttttttccattttcgtgtaggtaattatttatataaacaatGCAATGTGTTTGaaatttatttcagaaataaaaataaaaatttcaattatcATTACTTTTAGATCACCCCTCgtactttcgcattaatataagtatatatatagtataaggggaggcctttgcccagcagtgggacacataaTATAgactaagattatttttttaagtatagtaAGGACAAGGAACTTTGATATAAAAAGCCTTACTAGTGAATGCGCCCACTGCAGCAGTACTTCGCGCGAGTAATGCGCAGCGTTGACGACAGCACTGAGGGGGTCCCGCGCCCCGCCCGCCAGGAACGAGTCCGCTTCCAAAGCACCCAGGGCTGCGCTCATGATCTGCGTCAACCGTACCCGCCATTCTTCCACAAGCTCTAGTTGAAGCTCCAGGAATTGGAGGCTGCAAGAAGACCACAGTTAatgataggtataggtagtgccacgaaagttgaagtgaatgattacacacacagctacaaaacgaactgattgcataaaagtagaatgaatgaaatgaatgagttaatgtcaaaatcctgctgtcattacatgacatttTCTTGTGCGTGTGACATCagctctggtggcactacctatacagcTACATATTGTAgtctacatatacatatattgtcTATACCCTCCGCTGGTATATGTCCTCCGCTGAAATATATCTAGGTATATGGCAGAAGCTTTTGAAATATGGGTTTACCATCGTTTGCCTCGCATCAGCGGGATGGATAAAGTTAAAGTTACAAACGTAGAAGTTGTGCTTCAAACCTGGAAATTGTCCGGACTATCAAACAGAGTAAGATTGTCTACTGCATCGGTGTTCCCTCCTGCAGATCATCATGATAAGTAATGTGCCCGGGAAGCGAAAACCAGTTATTTATAAGTAAGGTGTCTTGGATCTGTAATATCAGGTACAGTGGTCAGGGACCATCGAGCAGCCGCGCAGATTGGCGCttgataagaaaaaatatatggcgaggtgactgccaaccttcactagtGAATTGATTAATTCGAACACATATgagcagagagcggaattttaggcattttttgacctgtcatagtgatttctcacttattgactctacctaaatgatgtcgatatattagactttaaattagattgttgTAAACTTACTCGtatcatgttatgtagagcgttctttttccgcatacaaataaatacaaattgataggtattttactgtaaaagaagtagtttaaaaccggaaaatattaaataaaaaacatctatttcttttatagagacattaatggaacacttgttaacattacaacagaagaatttcaacatgaaattgaaaaaaaaaactgaacctaatttattaaattgcaaaatgttatccattcattgttcattgcatatgtctatttcacattttaaattgctcaaaagttaattggaagagatcgctctttaacttaaGGCTGCCTATTGGCCTATTGTTTATAGTATAGGTGTACTTTTAATATTCTTTAGTAGGTACctgtgttgtgtatcgataGATATGTATATCGGAAAACAATAAGTGataagtcactatgacagatcaaaaaatgccatgaaaattccgctctctgcaCATgagcttaaatttaaaataaatttgaatttgcgATTCCTAGCCAAACGCGAGATATTTTGAACCAAAGTGGCCAGTTTGCCGAACGCCAATTTCGTAATGGAGTGGCACTTGAAGAAGAAGATATTTCAGCGGAGGATCGTCAAATCGGCATGAATGTCAAATTGACACCATCAATACTCACCGATGTCCCGGCTGCGGTAGTACCGCGTATCGATCCTCGATGGTTTTCAACAGCGCTATGAACCAGTCAGCACCGCGCGGAACCCATATGACGGTGCCGACCGCGGAACCGTTGCCGCCAGCTATCGGCTCGCTCCATTGCTCATTGTCAAGAGTCTCGTCTAGTTTGGCCAGGGCATCTGGAATATAGCAATAAGTAAAAAATGTGCAGAAACctgtacaggtcgattcacaagagctggtacgaatggattgaatgaaagTTATGTCATTGATGCATGcatgttattttcatatttgttagcacacagatactttcattcactcattcaaaccattcgtgccagctcttgtgaatcgacctttACACACACGTATTCAGAGTAACATGATTGTGGGCAGTGGCTAGTTACATAGATTGCAGCCACCAAGGACTGTGGAAGTGGTCCGTGACAGTTGGGGGGAGGAAGGGATTTGGCCGTCCTATCAGTATTTTGTAAGAAATGGGAGGAAAGCCAGCAAGACCGAGAAGACCCAGGATGATCTCCACCGTCAATTACCAGTAACTTGGAGAGAGATTGGCGGTACGATGTTGGCCCAAAGAGCCAGGACAGAATGCTTTTTGCAGCTATGATTCCTAAAGCGTGCTTACTCTTCAATAATGAGTGTGTC is a window from the Choristoneura fumiferana chromosome 13, NRCan_CFum_1, whole genome shotgun sequence genome containing:
- the LOC141434012 gene encoding RAD50-interacting protein 1-like; translated protein: MVTGADNSPLPKDVLVKFYGLTKFLFLIEEPDDEQARMLSGDFSLENPCLPVKILLRPLKKRFTFHFTGQRQTARLDRPEWFLTQTLTWIKDHQGFVKSHVQPLADKLNIRHIRAVAEFNAGLISFAAERLHTVLGLYNTQGTKHENIADTDAAFAHAVDEALGFHRELVLMTGHEANSVLSVLTKAEIFVRWLAVEKKYALAKLDETLDNEQWSEPIAGGNGSAVGTVIWVPRGADWFIALLKTIEDRYAVLPQPGHRLQFLELQLELVEEWRVRLTQIMSAALGALEADSFLAGGARDPLSAVVNAAHYSREVLLQWAHSLHYLQLHYYRRQFQHFTHQQHQEDSESLGSDDENDDDKRGKEKSDSEDEALSLKDVEQKAKNLALDELTRRNSAMPELSQFDIMSPTGTRNVPELTSQAAEEAGVWAEAPGLLGRLRDAGLKALVDHAFMEFKAAMREYRRQKWHAMLVVEENALCVSGPLCRPLSALCARLATASARLAPALSVRLRGCLAENVDGYIFEEVVLESWFNTGGTMQFTHDVKRNLVPAFAPPNKSASQINYLPKLLESCKLLNMEYDDARCLRAQVKKPSIAAKETLLNQGIRVIEPPEALRILNQRTDLSDAGAGSVMDLF